In a genomic window of Prosthecobacter fusiformis:
- a CDS encoding choice-of-anchor D domain-containing protein has protein sequence MMIRLPVSHVICGLMVTLLFAATQIQAEPAQVAEQTPVATGKPQQMTSPDQVPEGLGKSDWQNIRAAHKAWEHSFLPMEDGWQARNGGQQWITQFDGRGFLARPKGADWQWGLELRSYGFGRQQRAVAGRPAVKAEGQRLSYQWDADVQEWFVNDERGLEHGFTMARRPEGAAAGAELDVVLGTRGTLKASVAADAQTIYFRDAAGAPVVTYAGLKVWDADGQVLASHFLAGPAGGIILRVQEGAARYPITIDPIAQQAYVKPSLESLGYAGVGDCFGWSVAVSGDTVVVGAREEDSSTPGVNGTPNENASNSGAAYVFVRSGSTWSQQAYLKAAQVTMNDQFGDSVAVSGDTVVVGAYLEDGSTPGINGMPDELVGNSGAAYVFVRSGTEWSQQAYLKAAQVTGGDYFGASVAVSGDTVVVGATQEDSSTPGVNGTPDESASASGAAYVFVRSGTEWSQQAYLKAAQVTGDDYFGFSVAVSGDTVVVGAYQEDGSTPGVNGTPNEGASASGAAYVFVRSGSTWSQQAYLKAAQVSASDQFGFSVAVSGDTVVVGAREEDSSTPGVNGTPDESASASGAAYVFVRSGTEWSQQAYLKAAQVTASDYFGFSVAVSGDTVVVGAYQEDGGTPGINGTPNELASGSGAAYIFTGLGPVAPVPAVTGVDIASGSTAGGTTVTITGTGFTGATDVTFGGVAAVIFTVVNDTTITATAPAHEAGPVSLQVTTSGGQSVANSLYTYVVPAPTVALNTGGLIRTATTLTITGTNFDAATPGNNTVVFSPAGSGTVTASTATSLTVTSLSGLRPGALNAVVTTHGLSSHPAVQVATVSNSAPTGLALSHTTLHENSAANSTVGTLNSTDPDGPETFIYTLVTGTGSTDNEAFNISGDALRISAVPDYETKSSYSVRVSTTDSGGLTFEHSFTITITNSNESPTALALSADTLPENSAPNSTVGTLSSTDPDAGDTFTYTLVSGTGGTDNAAFNISGSALRFTDVPDYETQSSYSVRVSTIDSGGLIFENSFTITITDVNDAPTALALSGSTVSENNLANATVGTLSATDPDPDSTHTFSLVEGTGDTDNDSFSIVDTQLRISVSADYETKSTYSIRVQADDGEGGLHEQVFTLTILDVAEPVIAILGKDQPITNGDTTPDAADATDFGRVALINTPVTHLFTIANGGDATLNLASPAVVLSGPGAADFKVTTPPAAAVAASDQTTFAITFDPLLPGLRTATVTVASDDGANGIYSFTITGFGGLTKPLAQTITFTPPTTVYLGQSPLNLSAYASSGLPVTLSVVPVGTTAAGASFAGNVLGFTGIGKVKVQAVQAGDGSYAAAKTVVKTITVKATPATLTLVDLAQTYTGTPRAIGTLGGSGEVMIEYKIGTVFGSTAPTAAGKYSVKATDSSGTKTGSLTINKAPLYVTPDDKRKFAGQENPELTVVYSGFRESDTVAVFTKTPVLKTTAKATSGGGLYLITASGGVASNYLFVYQQGTMVVESFGGSYEALLVDADALPVGKLTLTVPLTGQAFTGKLATATETAALSLKGSLTTNVGDELATGTCTVMKGSVPYVVSFTLPMQGDMLVTASRAAQPLGGAVTGRKLLLLPKGGKVLYGGAHTVVLEPALPAAGDIPAGAGWAKSTLSTTGVMTLAGRLADGTVFTTSLAPDEDPDPGYRLFVQPYKSRRESSLGGVFTLLPHPTLANRRYVEEAGLIWEKEGLAADATYRVGFGPVTTVMMLDPWLLPVAAKGSTPAITLAARLGLTDGSFGVWHSDTGSTLNGNLPTRVGLSLKNVVSVQLPETTPVNPTKWKTTLVPTTGLFSGSFELADTGAKPRVVTFIGVLRQPATAPDILIGDGHYLLPALPSAPSPEKVSGEVRFTRP, from the coding sequence ATGATGATCCGTCTGCCTGTTTCCCATGTCATCTGTGGCCTGATGGTCACCCTGCTTTTCGCTGCCACGCAGATTCAGGCCGAGCCCGCCCAGGTGGCCGAGCAGACTCCCGTTGCGACGGGCAAGCCCCAACAGATGACCTCCCCTGACCAAGTGCCCGAGGGGCTGGGCAAGTCCGATTGGCAAAACATCCGCGCGGCGCACAAGGCCTGGGAGCACAGTTTCCTGCCCATGGAGGACGGCTGGCAGGCGCGGAATGGCGGCCAGCAGTGGATCACGCAGTTCGACGGGCGCGGATTTCTGGCGCGTCCGAAAGGGGCTGACTGGCAGTGGGGGCTGGAACTGCGCAGCTACGGCTTCGGGCGGCAGCAGCGGGCGGTCGCAGGCCGGCCTGCAGTGAAGGCGGAGGGGCAGCGCCTCAGCTACCAGTGGGATGCGGACGTGCAGGAGTGGTTCGTCAATGACGAGCGCGGTCTGGAGCATGGCTTCACCATGGCCCGCCGTCCTGAGGGCGCGGCGGCCGGGGCGGAGCTGGACGTGGTGCTGGGCACGCGCGGCACGCTGAAGGCCAGCGTGGCGGCGGATGCGCAGACCATTTATTTCCGCGATGCCGCAGGCGCTCCGGTGGTGACTTACGCCGGGCTGAAGGTCTGGGATGCGGACGGGCAGGTCCTGGCCTCGCATTTCCTTGCTGGGCCGGCGGGCGGCATCATCCTGCGGGTGCAGGAGGGCGCGGCGCGCTACCCCATCACCATCGACCCTATCGCCCAGCAGGCCTATGTGAAGCCCTCGTTAGAGAGCCTGGGGTATGCCGGCGTGGGTGACTGCTTTGGCTGGTCTGTGGCGGTGAGCGGGGACACGGTGGTGGTCGGGGCGAGGGAGGAGGACAGCAGCACGCCGGGGGTCAACGGCACGCCCAATGAGAATGCCAGCAATTCTGGAGCGGCGTATGTGTTTGTCCGCAGCGGCAGCACATGGAGCCAGCAGGCGTATCTGAAGGCGGCGCAGGTCACGATGAATGACCAGTTTGGCGATTCGGTGGCGGTGAGCGGGGACACGGTGGTGGTCGGGGCGTATCTGGAGGATGGCAGCACGCCGGGGATCAACGGCATGCCTGATGAGCTGGTCGGCAATTCTGGAGCGGCGTATGTGTTTGTGCGCAGCGGCACGGAGTGGAGCCAGCAGGCCTATCTGAAGGCGGCGCAGGTCACGGGCGGTGACTACTTTGGCGCTTCGGTGGCGGTGAGCGGGGACACGGTGGTGGTCGGGGCGACTCAGGAGGATAGCAGCACGCCGGGGGTCAACGGCACTCCCGATGAGAGTGCCAGCGCTTCTGGAGCGGCGTATGTGTTTGTGCGCAGCGGCACGGAGTGGAGCCAGCAGGCCTATCTGAAGGCGGCGCAGGTCACGGGCGATGACTACTTTGGCTTTTCGGTGGCGGTGAGCGGCGACACGGTGGTGGTCGGGGCGTATCAGGAGGACGGCAGCACGCCGGGGGTCAACGGCACGCCCAATGAGGGTGCCAGCGCTTCTGGAGCGGCGTATGTGTTTGTGCGCAGCGGCAGCACGTGGAGCCAGCAGGCCTATCTGAAGGCGGCGCAGGTCTCGGCCAGTGACCAGTTCGGCTTTTCGGTGGCGGTGAGCGGGGACACGGTGGTGGTCGGGGCGAGGGAGGAGGACAGCAGCACGCCGGGGGTCAACGGCACGCCTGATGAGAGTGCCAGCGCTTCTGGAGCGGCGTATGTGTTTGTGCGCAGCGGCACGGAGTGGAGCCAGCAGGCCTATCTGAAGGCGGCGCAGGTCACGGCCAGTGACTACTTTGGCTTTTCGGTGGCGGTGAGCGGGGACACGGTGGTGGTCGGGGCGTATCAGGAGGACGGCGGCACGCCGGGGATCAACGGCACGCCCAATGAGCTGGCCAGCGGTTCTGGAGCGGCTTATATTTTCACCGGCCTGGGCCCGGTGGCACCTGTACCTGCCGTGACCGGGGTGGACATCGCCAGCGGCAGCACCGCAGGCGGCACCACCGTGACGATCACCGGCACGGGCTTTACCGGGGCTACGGACGTGACCTTTGGCGGGGTGGCGGCGGTGATTTTTACAGTGGTCAATGACACCACGATCACGGCCACGGCTCCGGCCCATGAGGCAGGCCCGGTCAGCCTCCAGGTGACCACGTCCGGCGGCCAGTCTGTGGCGAACTCGCTCTACACGTATGTGGTGCCCGCCCCGACGGTGGCCCTGAACACCGGGGGCCTGATCCGCACTGCGACCACCCTGACCATCACCGGCACGAACTTTGACGCCGCGACGCCCGGGAACAACACCGTGGTTTTCAGCCCCGCAGGCTCCGGCACCGTGACGGCCTCCACGGCCACCTCTTTGACCGTGACCAGCCTCAGCGGCCTGAGGCCGGGTGCTTTGAACGCGGTGGTCACCACCCATGGCCTGAGCAGCCACCCGGCGGTGCAGGTGGCTACCGTCAGCAATTCGGCACCGACGGGCCTGGCACTGAGCCATACCACGCTGCATGAGAACTCGGCGGCCAACAGCACGGTGGGCACCTTGAACAGCACGGACCCGGATGGCCCTGAAACCTTCATTTACACACTGGTGACAGGCACGGGCAGCACGGACAATGAGGCCTTTAACATCTCCGGCGATGCGTTGCGGATCTCTGCCGTGCCCGACTATGAGACGAAGAGCAGCTACAGCGTGCGAGTGAGCACGACGGATTCAGGTGGCCTGACCTTTGAGCACAGCTTTACCATCACGATCACGAACTCGAATGAATCGCCGACGGCTTTGGCTCTGAGTGCTGACACGCTGCCTGAGAACTCGGCTCCCAACAGCACGGTGGGCACCTTGAGCAGCACGGACCCAGATGCGGGCGACACCTTTACCTACACGCTGGTGTCAGGGACAGGCGGCACGGACAATGCGGCCTTTAACATTTCCGGCAGTGCGTTGCGTTTCACTGACGTGCCCGACTATGAGACCCAGAGCAGTTACAGCGTGCGAGTGAGCACGATTGATTCCGGCGGCCTGATCTTTGAAAACAGCTTTACCATCACGATCACGGACGTGAATGATGCGCCGACGGCCCTGGCATTGAGCGGCAGCACGGTGTCTGAGAACAACTTGGCCAATGCCACGGTGGGCACGCTGAGTGCGACAGACCCCGATCCAGACTCAACACACACCTTTAGCCTCGTCGAAGGCACCGGGGACACGGACAACGACTCCTTCAGCATCGTCGACACGCAGTTGCGAATCTCAGTGAGCGCAGACTACGAAACGAAGAGCACCTACAGCATCCGTGTACAGGCCGATGACGGCGAGGGCGGTCTCCATGAGCAGGTCTTCACCCTCACAATTCTCGACGTGGCAGAGCCAGTGATCGCGATCCTGGGCAAGGACCAGCCCATCACCAATGGCGACACTACACCTGATGCGGCGGACGCGACCGACTTTGGCCGCGTGGCGCTGATCAACACGCCCGTGACTCACCTCTTCACCATCGCCAATGGCGGTGATGCTACGCTGAATCTCGCCAGCCCCGCCGTGGTCCTCAGCGGCCCCGGCGCGGCGGATTTTAAGGTGACGACGCCCCCCGCTGCCGCTGTGGCCGCGAGTGACCAGACAACCTTCGCCATCACCTTCGATCCCCTCCTACCGGGCCTCCGCACGGCAACGGTGACGGTGGCCAGTGATGATGGCGCGAACGGCATTTACAGCTTCACCATCACCGGCTTCGGTGGCCTGACCAAGCCGCTGGCCCAAACGATCACCTTTACTCCTCCGACGACGGTTTACCTCGGCCAGAGTCCGCTGAACCTGAGTGCCTATGCCAGCTCGGGGCTGCCGGTGACCCTGAGTGTGGTGCCCGTCGGGACCACCGCCGCAGGGGCCAGCTTCGCGGGGAATGTCCTGGGTTTTACCGGCATCGGCAAGGTGAAGGTGCAGGCCGTGCAGGCGGGGGACGGCAGTTATGCCGCCGCCAAGACCGTGGTGAAAACGATCACGGTGAAAGCGACGCCCGCAACGCTGACGTTGGTCGATCTCGCCCAGACCTACACGGGTACGCCGCGCGCCATCGGCACCCTGGGCGGCAGCGGCGAGGTGATGATCGAATACAAGATCGGCACAGTCTTTGGCAGCACCGCCCCGACGGCTGCGGGCAAATACAGTGTGAAGGCCACGGACAGCAGCGGCACGAAGACCGGCTCACTCACCATCAACAAGGCCCCGCTCTACGTGACGCCCGATGACAAGCGCAAGTTCGCCGGCCAAGAGAATCCCGAACTGACGGTCGTTTACAGCGGCTTCAGGGAATCGGACACGGTGGCGGTGTTTACCAAAACACCCGTGCTGAAAACGACGGCCAAGGCCACCAGTGGCGGTGGGCTCTACCTGATCACGGCCAGCGGCGGTGTTGCGTCTAACTACCTGTTTGTTTATCAGCAGGGCACGATGGTGGTGGAAAGTTTTGGCGGGAGTTATGAAGCACTGCTGGTGGATGCCGACGCTCTGCCCGTGGGCAAGCTGACGCTGACGGTGCCGCTCACCGGCCAGGCATTCACCGGCAAGCTCGCCACCGCCACGGAGACCGCCGCCTTGTCCCTGAAGGGCAGTCTGACGACCAACGTGGGCGACGAACTCGCGACCGGAACCTGCACCGTGATGAAGGGCAGCGTACCCTATGTCGTCAGCTTCACGCTGCCGATGCAGGGGGACATGCTCGTGACCGCCTCGCGCGCTGCCCAGCCCCTTGGCGGAGCCGTGACGGGCCGCAAGCTCCTGCTCCTACCCAAAGGCGGGAAGGTGCTCTACGGCGGTGCCCACACGGTCGTGCTGGAGCCCGCGCTGCCCGCAGCCGGAGACATCCCTGCAGGAGCCGGCTGGGCGAAATCGACCCTCAGCACCACGGGTGTGATGACCCTGGCGGGAAGGCTGGCGGATGGCACCGTCTTCACCACCTCCTTGGCCCCGGATGAGGACCCAGACCCTGGCTACCGCCTCTTTGTGCAGCCTTACAAATCACGCAGGGAGTCCAGCCTCGGCGGAGTCTTCACCCTGCTGCCGCACCCAACGCTGGCAAACCGCCGTTATGTCGAAGAGGCCGGCCTGATCTGGGAAAAGGAGGGCCTCGCTGCGGATGCCACGTATCGCGTCGGCTTCGGCCCGGTAACGACGGTGATGATGCTCGACCCCTGGCTGCTCCCGGTCGCCGCCAAGGGATCAACCCCGGCCATCACCCTAGCGGCACGGCTCGGCTTGACCGACGGCAGCTTTGGCGTGTGGCACAGCGACACAGGCAGCACGCTGAATGGCAATCTCCCCACCCGCGTCGGCTTGAGCCTCAAGAACGTCGTCAGCGTGCAACTTCCCGAGACCACGCCCGTGAACCCCACCAAGTGGAAAACCACGCTGGTGCCGACGACGGGTCTCTTCAGTGGCAGCTTCGAACTCGCCGACACGGGTGCAAAACCGCGTGTCGTGACCTTCATCGGAGTCCTACGCCAGCCTGCCACGGCACCCGATATCTTGATCGGCGACGGCCACTACCTGCTGCCCGCCCTGCCAAGTGCCCCGAGCCCCGAAAAAGTCTCAGGCGAAGTGAGGTTCACTCGCCCGTGA
- the argB gene encoding acetylglutamate kinase, with protein sequence MPILPTFPLLLMNETQIQKADVLLEALPYMQGFRGCTFLIKVGGSAMEDPTVVDTFLKDVVFLEAVGINPVIVHGGGKAISKAMKDSGLEAKFINGMRVTDEETIKIVEQTLARVINPEIVNKINAFGGKAVGVPGTEVFTGEKMKGDLGWVGEVSDCRLGLIQAAVAGEFVPVVSPVARETASGKTLNVNADLAACALATRLKATKLIFLSDVRGVMRDPKDDTTLIPSLNPEAIEGLKKEGIISGGMIPKVDSSLESLRGGVGKVHLIDGRIPHALILEIFTDVGIGTEIHL encoded by the coding sequence GTGCCTATCCTTCCCACCTTTCCCCTCCTGCTGATGAACGAGACCCAGATCCAGAAAGCCGATGTCCTCCTTGAAGCCCTGCCGTACATGCAAGGCTTTCGAGGGTGCACCTTTCTCATCAAGGTCGGCGGCAGCGCCATGGAGGACCCTACGGTGGTGGATACTTTCCTCAAAGACGTCGTCTTCCTGGAAGCCGTCGGCATCAATCCTGTCATCGTTCATGGCGGTGGCAAGGCCATCTCCAAAGCCATGAAGGACAGCGGCCTGGAGGCCAAGTTCATCAACGGCATGCGCGTCACCGATGAGGAGACCATCAAAATCGTCGAGCAGACCCTCGCCCGCGTCATCAACCCTGAAATCGTCAACAAGATCAATGCCTTCGGTGGCAAGGCCGTCGGCGTTCCCGGCACTGAAGTCTTCACGGGCGAAAAGATGAAAGGCGACCTCGGCTGGGTCGGCGAGGTCAGTGATTGCAGGCTGGGCCTTATCCAAGCCGCCGTGGCCGGTGAATTCGTCCCTGTCGTCTCCCCCGTCGCACGGGAAACCGCCAGCGGCAAAACCCTCAACGTCAATGCCGACCTCGCCGCCTGTGCCCTGGCCACCCGCCTGAAGGCCACCAAGCTCATCTTCCTCAGTGATGTGCGCGGCGTCATGCGCGACCCCAAGGATGACACCACCCTTATCCCCAGCCTGAACCCGGAGGCCATCGAAGGCCTGAAAAAAGAAGGCATCATCAGCGGCGGCATGATCCCCAAGGTGGATTCCTCTCTGGAATCCCTCCGAGGTGGCGTGGGGAAGGTGCACCTCATTGACGGGCGCATTCCTCACGCACTCATTTTGGAGATCTTCACCGATGTGGGGATCGGCACAGAGATTCACCTCTGA
- a CDS encoding aspartate aminotransferase family protein, translating to MNDFDPAWMDQYVMPNYGRFPLWPERGEGPYLWDTDGKKYVDFAGGVAVCPLGHAHPEVADAIAAQAHKLIHVSNWYCIKGQAQLARILVEEIVRIPGKCFFSNSGAEANEGMIKLARKYGVTKPLPDGSPRYEIITFTGSFHGRTFGAMSATAQEKIHGGFGPIVPGFVYVPFNDAAALKQAITERTVAILFEPMQGESGVNPATPDFLRTVQSLCQQHDLLMLLDEVQCGLGRTGETCGWRSIIPGDEIQPDAISWAKSIGSGYPLGSFWIKDRPLGEAHPQKLCDLLGPGTHGTTYGGSPLACAAGLATLNVILRDNLPAHSATLGRKIAGEVASWKQPLITDIRAFGMMIGFELAEAALMAKTAISTSGKIASIYVAKAMLDAGLLVVPAGPKVVRWLPPMNLTDAQAAEALAIFKTVLSDLSNLS from the coding sequence TTGAATGATTTCGACCCGGCTTGGATGGACCAGTATGTGATGCCTAACTATGGGCGTTTCCCCCTGTGGCCAGAGCGCGGCGAAGGGCCGTACCTATGGGATACCGACGGCAAAAAGTATGTGGACTTCGCCGGTGGCGTGGCTGTCTGCCCGCTGGGCCATGCCCATCCGGAGGTGGCCGATGCCATCGCCGCGCAGGCACACAAGCTCATCCACGTTTCCAACTGGTACTGCATCAAAGGCCAGGCCCAGCTCGCCCGTATCCTGGTGGAGGAAATCGTCCGCATTCCAGGGAAATGTTTCTTTAGCAACAGCGGTGCTGAGGCCAATGAAGGCATGATCAAACTGGCCCGCAAATACGGCGTCACCAAGCCCCTGCCGGATGGCAGCCCGCGCTATGAGATCATCACCTTCACCGGCAGTTTCCATGGCCGTACCTTTGGTGCCATGAGCGCCACGGCTCAGGAGAAAATCCATGGTGGCTTCGGCCCCATCGTGCCCGGTTTTGTTTACGTGCCCTTCAATGATGCCGCCGCCCTGAAGCAGGCCATCACGGAAAGGACCGTCGCCATCCTCTTTGAACCCATGCAGGGCGAAAGCGGCGTCAATCCCGCTACCCCGGATTTCCTGCGCACCGTCCAGTCCCTCTGCCAGCAGCACGATCTGCTCATGCTGCTGGATGAAGTCCAGTGCGGCCTCGGGCGCACCGGTGAAACCTGCGGCTGGCGCTCCATCATCCCTGGGGATGAAATCCAGCCGGATGCCATTAGCTGGGCCAAGTCCATCGGCAGCGGCTACCCCCTCGGCTCCTTTTGGATCAAAGACCGCCCCCTGGGTGAGGCCCACCCGCAGAAGCTCTGCGACCTCCTCGGCCCCGGCACCCATGGCACCACTTATGGCGGCAGCCCCTTGGCCTGCGCCGCCGGTCTCGCCACCCTGAATGTGATCCTGCGGGACAATCTTCCAGCGCACTCCGCCACCCTCGGTCGCAAGATCGCAGGTGAAGTCGCCTCCTGGAAACAGCCTCTCATCACCGACATCCGCGCCTTTGGCATGATGATCGGGTTTGAGCTGGCTGAAGCCGCCCTCATGGCCAAAACCGCCATCAGCACCTCCGGCAAGATCGCCTCCATCTATGTGGCCAAAGCCATGCTGGATGCCGGCCTCCTCGTCGTTCCCGCCGGACCCAAAGTCGTCCGCTGGCTCCCCCCCATGAACCTCACCGACGCCCAAGCCGCCGAGGCCCTGGCCATCTTTAAAACGGTCCTCAGTGATTTAAGCAACCTTAGTTAG
- the argF gene encoding ornithine carbamoyltransferase, giving the protein MKHLLSIEQLSAAEIESLLEQAAVLKKNRKTCPQVLAGQNWALIFSKSSTRTRVSFEVGVRELGGQVMFLSSADIQLGRGEPIKDTARVMGRMIDGAIIRTFAQQDVVDFAEYSGIPTINALTDDEHPCQILADLQTINERFGSWKGRRVAFLGDGDCNVARSWIWASARLGFELVIGAPKEFQPAASFMAQIPGNTVTITDDPKASVDGIDAIYTDVWVSMGKEEEAAGRIETLRPWQINSDLLKHAKSDAIVMHCLPAYRGKEITEEVLEAQASVIFDQAENRLHAQKAVLVALARK; this is encoded by the coding sequence ATGAAACATCTCCTTTCCATCGAGCAGCTCAGCGCCGCTGAGATCGAAAGCCTGCTCGAGCAGGCCGCCGTTCTGAAGAAGAACCGCAAAACCTGCCCCCAGGTGCTGGCGGGCCAGAACTGGGCGCTCATTTTCAGCAAATCCTCCACCCGCACCCGCGTCAGCTTCGAAGTCGGCGTCCGCGAGCTCGGTGGCCAGGTCATGTTCCTCTCTTCGGCAGACATTCAGTTAGGCCGGGGTGAGCCCATCAAGGATACCGCCCGCGTCATGGGCCGCATGATCGATGGTGCCATCATCCGCACCTTCGCCCAGCAGGATGTCGTGGACTTCGCCGAATACAGCGGCATCCCCACCATCAATGCCCTCACCGATGACGAGCACCCCTGCCAGATCCTGGCCGACCTGCAGACCATCAACGAGCGCTTCGGCTCCTGGAAAGGTCGGCGCGTCGCCTTCCTCGGCGATGGCGATTGCAACGTCGCCCGCTCCTGGATCTGGGCCAGCGCCCGCCTCGGGTTCGAGCTGGTCATCGGCGCTCCCAAAGAGTTTCAACCTGCCGCCAGCTTCATGGCGCAGATCCCCGGAAACACCGTCACCATCACCGATGATCCCAAAGCTTCCGTGGACGGCATCGATGCCATCTACACCGACGTCTGGGTCAGCATGGGCAAGGAAGAGGAAGCCGCCGGCCGCATCGAAACCCTGCGCCCCTGGCAAATTAACAGCGATCTTTTGAAACACGCCAAAAGCGACGCCATCGTCATGCATTGCCTGCCCGCCTATCGCGGCAAAGAGATCACCGAAGAAGTCCTCGAAGCCCAGGCCAGCGTCATCTTTGACCAAGCCGAAAACCGCCTGCATGCGCAGAAAGCCGTCCTCGTTGCCCTGGCCCGGAAGTAA
- a CDS encoding acyl-CoA thioesterase, with product MHRHTLTDRVQFADTDMAGIVHFSNFFRYIERVEHDFFRALGMSIWDKSAEIPVDERVGWPRVHVSCDFRAPLVFEEEFTMELLVEEVRPKTLRYLVRFWKQDGALSAEGKLVAACVRRDPATGKMKAVTIPDRIRSRITAAPPELLAPV from the coding sequence ATGCACCGCCACACCCTCACCGACCGCGTCCAGTTCGCCGATACGGACATGGCGGGCATTGTCCATTTCTCCAATTTCTTCCGTTACATAGAGCGTGTGGAGCATGATTTCTTCCGCGCTCTAGGCATGTCCATCTGGGACAAATCCGCCGAGATTCCCGTGGATGAGCGTGTGGGCTGGCCGCGGGTGCATGTCTCCTGCGACTTCCGCGCACCGCTTGTTTTTGAGGAGGAATTCACCATGGAGCTCCTTGTGGAGGAAGTGCGGCCCAAGACCCTCCGTTACCTCGTCCGTTTTTGGAAGCAGGATGGCGCACTGAGTGCTGAAGGAAAACTCGTCGCCGCCTGTGTGCGCAGAGATCCTGCAACAGGCAAAATGAAAGCCGTCACCATCCCGGATCGTATTCGCTCCCGCATCACCGCCGCTCCACCCGAGCTGCTCGCCCCCGTCTGA
- a CDS encoding GYF domain-containing protein, with product MDTYFVAINGQQQGPYGLAQIEVMMNTGKIKPSDLCWQEGMPAWQPIHSAIPSLADYVVPSDTFNPYAPPQAVLTTSAPSLKGSYGGIGRLAYFGTSFLVGVFNAIASAALKDSVAGTLVALAFIIVASLVIVYQRLKNIGMNPWWCLLSIVPIANFFIAFRCLAFQEGYVETGKMDKAGVIVAWIFGILMALMLVGIVMLLRNA from the coding sequence ATGGATACCTATTTCGTCGCAATCAATGGCCAGCAGCAGGGACCTTACGGGCTCGCCCAGATCGAGGTCATGATGAATACTGGCAAGATCAAGCCCAGTGATCTCTGCTGGCAGGAGGGCATGCCCGCCTGGCAGCCCATCCATTCCGCCATCCCCTCCCTGGCCGATTACGTCGTCCCATCGGATACCTTCAATCCCTACGCCCCGCCCCAGGCCGTCTTGACGACTTCGGCTCCTTCTCTCAAAGGCAGTTACGGGGGCATCGGCCGCCTCGCTTACTTCGGCACCAGCTTTCTGGTCGGTGTCTTCAACGCCATTGCTTCCGCCGCCCTGAAGGACAGCGTCGCCGGGACCCTGGTGGCCTTGGCCTTCATCATTGTCGCCTCCCTGGTCATTGTTTATCAGCGCCTGAAAAACATCGGCATGAATCCCTGGTGGTGCCTGCTCAGCATCGTCCCCATTGCCAATTTTTTCATCGCCTTCCGCTGTCTGGCCTTTCAGGAAGGCTATGTGGAAACGGGTAAAATGGATAAGGCAGGTGTTATCGTTGCCTGGATCTTTGGCATCCTCATGGCCTTGATGTTGGTAGGCATTGTCATGTTGCTCAGGAATGCCTAG
- a CDS encoding DUF4339 domain-containing protein, whose protein sequence is MNPYYVAPNGKQQGPYTLAQLQALLNADQIQTTDICWREGMPGWQTIHSTIPNLAKETPPAPPAPGGIIRLVRPTRRSLTIYNNSSHGGISRLSYIVITFFFIILAGLGYTLMKNDPGHILISKYSTHILIGFALLVFSSIFLRLQNIGINPYWSLFLFILPPVLIPMSILCAVCQEGFASEQSLDPSGKIIAFIAACVWIPLLIAAGFLVYTQLRFLR, encoded by the coding sequence ATGAACCCTTACTACGTCGCCCCCAACGGTAAGCAACAAGGTCCTTATACCCTGGCCCAGTTGCAGGCCCTGCTCAATGCGGATCAGATCCAGACCACCGACATCTGCTGGCGTGAGGGCATGCCCGGCTGGCAGACCATCCACAGCACCATCCCCAACCTGGCCAAGGAGACCCCTCCTGCCCCCCCTGCGCCCGGTGGCATCATCCGCCTTGTGCGCCCCACGCGCAGGTCCCTGACCATTTACAACAATAGCAGTCATGGGGGCATCAGCCGCCTTAGCTACATCGTCATCACCTTCTTTTTCATCATCCTTGCGGGGCTGGGCTATACCCTCATGAAAAACGACCCTGGCCACATCCTCATCAGCAAATACAGCACCCACATCCTCATTGGTTTTGCTCTCCTGGTGTTTTCCTCTATCTTCCTGCGGCTGCAAAACATCGGCATCAATCCGTACTGGAGCCTCTTCCTTTTCATCCTGCCCCCGGTCCTGATCCCCATGAGCATTCTCTGCGCCGTCTGCCAGGAAGGATTTGCCAGTGAACAAAGCCTCGACCCCAGCGGCAAGATCATCGCTTTCATCGCCGCCTGTGTCTGGATTCCACTCCTCATTGCCGCCGGGTTCCTGGTTTATACGCAATTGCGTTTCCTCCGTTGA